One Rosa chinensis cultivar Old Blush chromosome 5, RchiOBHm-V2, whole genome shotgun sequence genomic region harbors:
- the LOC112164431 gene encoding tyrosine-sulfated glycopeptide receptor 1 — MVDFSSNRLHGAIPSSFFQQAWNLTSFNVSNNTFSGPIPSSICHPSSSLRHLDFSFNNFNGSISSGLGKCSKLQVFRGGYNYLSGSLPEDIFNSTTLEEISLPLNSLYGAVSDRISNLTNLTTLDLSYNQLSGVIPLHLGKLSKLKHIILDFNYLEGSFPLSLMNCTNLVELRMGANNLGGDISMLNFSKFSQLSKLDLRKNNFFGILPRSLYSCKFLKAIRVNYNNLEVQIQSDIVSLKSLSFLSLGGNKRLTNVKEALKILMGCKRLVVLSLASSFVGEELPADLGTVDFDGFQNLRLLDLSSCNLTGQIPLWISKLKMLEILDLNQNRITGSIPSWMGNLPRLYTLSMESNLLSGQLPKQFCRLPMLVSEQAAAQLHRTDIELPIYIPSVHAKPLQYNYLFYAPSIYLRDNCLSGNIPIEIGQLQLLQLLDLSANNFSGNIPDQISNLKHMERLDLSMNHLSGKIPASFTGLNFLSSFNVSYNNLGGPIPSSTQLQSFNASAFEGNQLCGAPLPNKCQTTEGADAPDMSTQDADTKEHQIPWFYVSVALGYITGFWGACGPLVLMTKWRYAYYHFLDNVQDRFHVMIAKRMASMKRRFV; from the coding sequence ATGGTGGATTTTTCCAGCAATCGCTTACATGGTGCCATTCCATCTTCGTTTTTCCAACAAGCTTGGAATTTAACTAGTTTCAATGTCAGTAACAACACCTTTTCAGGTCCTATCCCATCCTCTATTTGTCATCCTTCTTCCTCATTACGACACCTTGATTTTTCCTTCAATAATTTCAATGGTAGTATATCTTCTGGACTGGGGAAGTGTTCCAAACTGCAGGTCTTCCGTGGTGGTTACAATTACCTGTCAGGATCGCTTCCAGAAGATATCTTTAATTCTACCACACTTGAAGAGATTTCACTACCTCTAAATTCATTGTATGGAGCAGTGAGTGATAGAATTTCCAACCTCACCAACCTTACCACTCTTGACCTCTCCTATAACCAATTGAGTGGTGTGATCCCTCTCCATCTTGGGAAGCTCTCCAAGTTGAAACACATAATCCTTGATTTCAACTATCTGGAAGGTTCATTTCCCCTATCTCTGATGAATTGCACAAACCTCGTTGAACTACGTATGGGAGCCAACAACTTGGGAGGTGATATCTCCATGctcaatttttcaaaatttagcCAACTTAGTAAACTCGACTTGCGGAAAAATAACTTCTTTGGTATCTTGCCAAGAAGCCTCTACTCGTGCAAGTTTTTGAAAGCAATTCGAGTGAACTATAATAATCTAGAGGTTCAAATACAGTCTGATATTGTTTCATTGAAATCCCTGTCCTTCCTCTCACTCGGAGGGAACAAACGTTTGACTAATGTCAAAGAGGCATTGAAGATACTGATGGGTTGCAAACGCCTTGTAGTCCTATCATTAGCATCTAGTTTTGTAGGCGAGGAACTTCCGGCTGATCTTGGGACagttgattttgatggattccaAAATCTTCGACTTCTGGATTTGAGTTCCTGTAACCTTACTGGTCAAATCCCTTTGTggatatcaaaactcaaaatgcTGGAGATCTTGGACCTGAATCAGAATAGAATCACAGGCTCAATTCCAAGTTGGATGGGGAATCTTCCTAGGCTGTATACTCTATCCATGGAATCCAACCTACTTTCAGGACAACTTCCAAAGCAATTCTGCAGGCTACCGATGTTGGTGTCTGAACAAGCTGCAGCTCAACTACATCGTACTGATATTGAATTGCCTATATACATACCCAGTGTTCATGCAAAACCTTTACagtacaattatttattttacgCTCCATCAATATACCTACGTGACAATTGCCTTAGTGGGAATATACCTATTGAGATTGGCCAATTGCAGCTTCTCCAACTGCTGGATCTTAGTGCTAACAACTTCTCCGGCAACATTCCGGACCAGATATCTAACCTAAAGCATATGGAGAGACTGGATCTCTCCATGAACCATTTGTCTGGAAAAATCCCGGCATCATTCACAGGTCTTAATTTCTTATCAAGTTTCAATGTCTCGTACAATAATCTAGGAGGACCAATACCATCAAGCACTCAACTCCAAAGTTTCAATGCTTCTGCATTTGAGGGGAATCAACTTTGTGGTGCCCCACTTCCAAATAAGTGTCAGACAACAGAGGGTGCTGATGCACCTGATATGAGCACCCAAGATGCAGACACCAAGgagcatcaaattccatggttttATGTTTCTGTTGCACTTGGGTACATTACAGGATTTTGGGGAGCCTGTGGTCCTTTAGTGCTTA
- the LOC112164432 gene encoding uncharacterized protein LOC112164432: MVEKEAYDRIATLEVVNEELSDPEDEGEVNIQLAPAVLDDTPPKVKDPTEKVNLGTVDEPMEVSISAYLELSEKQRLIDLLQEFKDCFAEKYEDMPGLSPDLVCHQLPTLPDKRPVKQEPRRMNSETQILVKEEVEKMHKSGYHQIPVAEEDRHKTAFRCPGFTGVFEYVVMPFGLKNAGATYQRAMNLIFHDILGKVLEVYIDDVVVKSQKRGDHIVDLRKVFERMRRHRLKMNPAKCVFGVQAGDFLGFIVHQRGIEVPEDKASAVINASPPRTKKELQRLLGKINFLRRFISNSAGKIQPFSPLLRLQGQNEFVWEPKHQEAFDSIKAYLANPPVLVPPRTGIPLKLYISAAEASIGSLLAQDDEGGVEHAIFYLSRTLTDCETRYTPMEKLCLTLYFSACKLRHYMLSFTTCIIAQTDLVKYMLSRPILRGRIGKWVLALSEFSLQYVPQKAVKGQAIADFLAHHPTLEVPTLKELEIACTTTTRPDKACIPEYAVWYQATISLQPWVLFFDGSRTDTLAGAGIVLENPAGDRFSYSFQLTFQCTNNQAEYEALIIGLKVLLEMGIRDVQIRGDSQLVINQLQEKYRCASWLPIPYLNRAIELLDQFTDVDMEYIPRERNFAANELAQLATGITLKYGVRERILKVERRTLPSWFARPDPPDEPVIAVLEPIDVDWRIPLVEYLKHPGPSADRRMHFLALNYFLRGDELRRRGEDGVDFRCVYGREAKRLMREVHTGICGSHQAGPKMRWLLRRHGYYWPSILKDCIAFAKGCEDCQHKFIIVATDYFTKWVEAEPLKEASGATIRQFIFRNILCRFGIPEVLVSNRGAAFMGGPVEELVNDFGIQFIHSTPYYAQSNGSGRYHLRAFFLSTLRSSSSVASSVIITGGRGKEEILHTLSLSRSSGQELGSGAGVTHNHIYLLG; encoded by the exons atggtggaaaaagaAGCTTATGATCGCATCGCAACCTTAGAGGTTGTTAATGAAGAACTTTCTGACCCGGAGGATGAAGGTGAAGTTAATATTCAACTCGCCCCAGCGGTGTTGGACGACACACCTCCCAAAGTTAAAGACCCTACTGAGAAGGTTAACCTGGGCACAGTGGACGAGCCTATGGAGGTATCTATCAGCGCTTACCTAGAGCTTAGCGAGAAGCAGAGGCTCATAGACTTACTGCAAGAATTCAAGGATtgcttcgcggagaagtatgaggacatgcccggcctgtcgCCAGATTTGGTTTGTCATCAACTACCAACTCTTCCTGACAAGAGGCCCGTTAAGCAGGAACCTCGacgaatgaattcggagacccaGATTCTTGTAAAGGAAGAGGTAGAGAAAATGCACAAATCAG GATATCATCAGATTCCGGTcgctgaagaagacagacacaagACTGCTTTCCGCTGCCCTGGCTTCACAGGAGTTttcgaatatgtggtcatgccgttTGGCCTGAAGAACGCAGGTGCgacgtatcagagagccatgaatttgatcttccacgacatactgggAAAGGTTCTAGAGgtatacattgatgatgtagtcgtcAAGTCTCAGAAGAGAGGGGATCACATCGTGGATCTCAGAAAAGTATTTGAGCGCATGCGCAGACATAGACTTAAGATGAACCCGGCCAAGTGTGTGTTTGGGGTTCAGGCAGGAGACTTTCTGGGGTTTATAGTCCATCAGCGAGGAATTGAAGTCCCCGAGGACAAGGCAAGCGCAGTCATTAATGCATCTCCCCCGCGGACGAAGAAGGAATTACAACGTCTGTTGGGTAAGATTAATTTTCTAAggcgtttcatctctaactctgcaggaaAAATCCAACCGTTCTCACCTTTGCTGAGATTACAAGGGCAGAAcgagtttgtgtgggaaccCAAACaccaagaggctttcgacagcaTCAAGGCCTATTTGGCAAACCCACCAGTCTTGGTTCCACCTAGAACCGGGATCCCATTAAAGTTGTACATTTCAGCAGccgaggcttccattggcagcctgctcGCTCAGGACGATGAGGGAGGTGTCGAGCATGCTATATTTTATCTCAGCCGCACACTGACAGACTGCGAGACAAGGTACACCCCTATGGAGAAGCTGTGCCTAACCCTGTACTTTTCAGCGTGCAAGTTGCGACACTACATGCTATCCTTTAccacttgcatcatcgctcagaccgATTTGGTCAAATACATGTTGTCCAGGCCTATCTTGAGgggccgcattggcaaatgggtattggcGCTTTCAGAGTTTTCACTCCAGTATGTACCCCAGAAAGCTGTCAAAGGgcaggccatcgcagactttctcgCACATCATCCTACGTTAGAAGTACCTACACTGAAGGAGTTAGAGATTGCCTGCACCACTACGACTCGACCAGATAAAGCGTGCATCCCTGAGTACGCGGTTTGGTATCAAGCCACAATCTCTCTACAGCCCTGGGTATTATTCTTTGATGGTTCACGAACGGATACGCTGGCTGGCGCGGGGATTGTTTTGGAAAACCCGGCTGGTGACCGCTTCTCTTATTCATTCCAGCTAACATTCCAATGTACCAATAATCAGGCTGAGTATGAAGCTCTTATCATTGGACTCAAAGTCTTACTGGAAATGGGCATAAGAGACGTTCAGATCCGCGGCGATTCTCAGCTCGTTATTAACCAGCTCCAGGAAAAATATCGCTGTGCGAGTTGGTTGCCCATACCTTATCTGAACCGCGCCATCGAGCTTCTGGATCAATTTACCGATGTTGATATGGAATATATACCACGCGAGCGCAACTTTGCAGCTAATGAGCTCGCTCAGTTGGCTACTGGCATCACATTGAAGTATGGAGTGCGTGAGCGCATTTTGAAAGTTGAACGTCGCACACTGCCTTCGTGGTTTGCTCGCCCTGATCCACCAGACGAGCCCGTCATCGCGGTACTGGAACCTATTGATGTTGATTGGCGGATTCCATTGGTTGAATACCTCAAACACCCAGGCCCCAGCGCTGACAGGAGGATGCATTTCCTCGCATTGAATTACTTCCTTCGAGGCGATGAGTTGCGCCGACGGGGGGAGGATGGCGTCGATTTTCGGTGTGTCTATGGTCGCGAGGCTAAGAGATTAATGCGCGAGGTGCACACGGGGATATGTGGATCCCATCAAGCTGGACCTAAGATGCGCTGGCTCCTGCGACGTCATGgctattattggcccagcattttgaaggattgtatcgcaTTTGCCAAAGGATGTGAGGACTGTCAG CACAAGTTTATCATCGTCGCCACTGACTACTTCACTAAATGGGTTGAAGCAgagcctttgaaggaggcctCAGGCGCTACCATTCGCCAGTTTATTTTCCGTAACATTCTttgcaggtttggtatccctgaGGTGCTGGTTTCGAACaggggggcagcgttcatgggaggCCCCGTTGAGGAGTTGGTCAATGATTTTGGCATTCAATTCATACATAGTACTCCGTATTATGCTCAATCTAATG GATCTGGGCGCTACCACCTCAGAGCATTCTTCCTCTCTACACTTAGATCCTCCTCCTCAGTCGCCTCCTCTGTCATCATtaccggaggaagagggaaagAAGAGATCCTTCATACCCTTTCCTTGAGCCGTTCCTCCGGGCAGGAGTTGGGGTCCGGAGCAGGCgtgactcacaaccacatctacctcctggggTAA
- the LOC112166716 gene encoding F-box/kelch-repeat protein At1g55270, whose amino-acid sequence MDPNAVQSSRGYRVQAPLVDSVSCYCKVDAGLKTVAGARKFVPGSKLCIQPDINPNAHRGKSSRRERTRIQPPLLPGLPDDLAIACLIRVPRVEHRKLRLVCKRWYRLLAGNFFYSLRKSLGMAEEWVYVIKRDRDGRISWHAFDPTYQLWQPLPPVPGEYSAALGFGCAVLSGCHLYLFGGKDPLKGSMRRVIFYSARTNKWHRAPDMLRKRHFFGACVINNCLYVAGGECEGIQRTLRSAEIYDPNKNRWSFISDMSTAMVPFIGVVHDGMWFLKGLGSHREVMSEAYSPEANTWNPISDGMVAGWRNPSISLNGQLYALDCRDGCKVRVYDRVTDSWNKFIDSKLHLGSSRALEAAALVPLNGKLCIIRNNMSISLVDVSSPDKQVESNPSLWENIAGKGHFRTLVSNLWSSIAGRTGLKSHIVHCQVLQA is encoded by the exons ATGGACCCAAACGCTGTGCAGTCTTCGAGGGGATACAGAGTTCAAGCTCCACTG GTTGACTCCGTATCATGTTATTGCAAAGTAGATGCAGGCTTAAAAACAGTTGCAGGGGCAAGAAAGTTTGTCCCAGGATCAAAACTTTGTATCCAGCCTGATATCAATCCAAACGCACACAGGGGAAAAAGTTCACGTAGGGAAAGGACCAGAATCCAGCCACCCCTTCTGCCTGGCCTACCTGATGATCTTGCAATTGCTTGTTTAATCAGAGTTCCTCGGGTGGAGCATAGAAAACTCCGTCTAGTTTGCAAAAGATGGTATCGCCTTCTGGCTGGAAACTTCTTTTATTCTCTTAGGAAAAGTCTTGGAATGGCAGAAGAGTGGGTTTATGTCATCAAAAGAGACCGTGATGGAAGAATCTCTTGGCATGCTTTTGATCCCACGTACCAGCTCTGGCAGCCACTTCCGCCCGTTCCTGGTGAATATTCTGCAGCACTTGGTTTTGGCTGTGCTGTCCTTAGTGGTTGCCACCTGTACTTATTTGGAGGAAAAGATCCATTGAAGGGATctatgagacgggttatttttTACAGTGCTCGGACAAATAAATGGCACAGGGCACCAGATATGCTTCGAAAGCGGCATTTCTTTGGTGCTTGTGTTATTAATAACTGCCTTTATGTAGCTGGTGGAGAGTGTGAAGGAATTCAAAGGACTCTCCGTTCTGCTGAAATTTATGACCCTAACAAGAACCGGTGGAGCTTTATTTCAGATATGAGCACAGCTATGGTTCCCTTTATTGGGGTTGTTCACGATGGAATGTGGTTCCTAAAAGGACTTGGATCGCACCGTGAAGTAATGAGTGAAGCCTATTCTCCTGAAGCTAACACTTGGAACCCCATTAGTGATGGGATGGTTGCTGGTTGGCGCAACCCAAGTATTTCTTTAAATGGGCAACTCTATGCTCTGGATTGCCGTGATGGGTGCAAGGTTAGGGTTTATGATAGAGTGACAGATTCATGGAACAAATTTATTGATAGCAAGCTTCATCTGGGCAGTTCTCGTGCTTTGGAGGCTGCTGCACTTGTTCCCCTCAATGGGAAGCTTTGCATTATTCGTAATAACATGAGCATCAGTTTAGTTGATGTTTCAAGTCCGGATAAACAGGTTGAAAGCAACCCTAGCCTTTGGGAGAATATTGCTGGTAAAGGCCATTTCAGAACTCTAGTCTCGAATTTATGGTCAAGTATAGCAGGCCGAACTGGTTTGAAGAGTCACATTGTACACTGTCAAGTGCTCCAAGCATGA